The Trichosurus vulpecula isolate mTriVul1 chromosome 3, mTriVul1.pri, whole genome shotgun sequence genome includes a window with the following:
- the LOC118842363 gene encoding LOW QUALITY PROTEIN: ras-related protein Rab-6A-like (The sequence of the model RefSeq protein was modified relative to this genomic sequence to represent the inferred CDS: inserted 1 base in 1 codon): MSAGGDFGNPLRKFKLVFLGEQSVGKTSLITRFMYDSFDNTYQATIGIDFLSKTMYLEDRTVRLQLWDTAGQERFRSLIPSYIRDSTVAAVVYDITNVNSFQQTTKWIDDVRTERGSDVIIMLGGNKTDLADXRQVSIEEGERKAKELNVMFIETNAKAGYNVKQLFRRVAAAALPAMESTQDKSREDMIDIKLEKPQEPPVNEGGCSC; the protein is encoded by the exons ATGTCTGCAGGAGGGGACTTCGGGAACCCCCTGAGGAAATTCAAGCTGGTGTTCCTGGGGGAGCAGAGCGTTGGAAAGACATCTTTGATCACCAGATTCATGTATGACAGTTTTGATAACACCTACCAGGCAACAATTGGCATTGACTTTTTATCAAAAACAATGTATTTGGAAGATCGAACAGTACGGTTGCAATTATGGGACACAGCAGGTCAAGAGCGGTTCAGGAGCTTGATCCCTAGCTACATTCGTGACTCCACTGTGGCAGCTGTTGTTTACGATATCACAAATGTAAACTCATTCCAGCAAACCACAAAATGGATTGATGACGTCAGAACGGAAAGGGGAAGTGATGTCATCATTATGCTAGGGGGAAATAAAACAGATCTTGCTG AGAGGCAAGTGTctattgaggagggagaaaggaaagccAAAGAGCTAAATGTTATGTTTATTGAAACAAATGCAAAAGCAGGATACAATGTAAAACAGCTTTTCCGACGTGTGGCAGCAGCAGCCTTACCTGCTATGGAGAGCACGCAGGACAAGAGCAGAGAAGACATGATTGACATAAAACTGGAAAAGCCTCAGGAGCCACCAGTTAACGAAGGAGGCTGTTCCTGCTAA